From the Phycisphaerales bacterium genome, the window ACCACTTTGGTAAAGCCTTCGGACACTTGGTCGAAGCTGGGGAACTCTTGACCACTGGCTCGACGCCCACCAGGAACTGGGGCACCAGCAATAAATGCATCAGTGCCATTGATTTGCACTGGTACGTTCGCTGTTGTCTCGTCAGTTGTTGCGGCCAACAATACGCCGGCAGCCACGGCACTGATGCCGATGATCGCAACTTTTCCAAACTGACGGGTCATCTTCTTATATGCCATCTTGATCTGGCTCCTCCTCATTTCAGGCGATCTAATTCCATCTGAACCGATCACCTATGGTCCATATTTCCAGCCCTAGACAATGTTTCAACACAGAGGCATACGCTGAAAACAGCAATAGAGCTGTCATCATTTTCAGTGAATCCTCTGCATTCTCTACCCCAAATAGACCAATTGGGTTCTCCCAACAGCCCATAAGGGTGCTAAATCTTCGCTCAACCCAGCCATCGTCATTCTACGCCCTCTATGCCAGTCGACCTCAAAAAAAAGCTCTTCTCGGACATCAAATCGACTTGAAGGCATTGAAAATTAGGTTTCGCACGTTGCGAGTAGACTATTTCGGGGTACCTTTTATCGAGAGGTCTCTATGAAAGCTCTAAAAAGGGGCCAAAATGAGGAAAAAGGCGTTTTTTAATTGCCAATAATGCAAACGCCTACGAATAGGCCTGGAGGTATTTCGCTTAAGATCTTCTGCTTCAAGTCGCAAAGGAGCCCTAGCCCACTCTTGATGGGTCTGGCCTTGGCGAAATAGGAAACTAAGTGAAAATGCCTGTATGCCGTAGAGATCCCCCGTGCGAAGAGAAGATTTCCAAGGAGTAAGCAAGACTTACTCATCACAGGAGAAGACATGAGCCATTCAATACAAAATCGCTGCTTCCTGGCAGGCGCAGCCCTTACTCTGACAACCCTGGCCATCAGCCCAGCAATGGCTGATCGGGGAAATCGAATGTCTCGAGTACCCGCTAAGACCACCGCCGCCTTGGCCAGTACAGCTGATGATGGAATCGATGGGTACCGGACCAGCTTCTATGACCCATTCCTTGGAATGCAAGAGAAACCGGCTCAGTCCACGCTCTCAATAGAATATGGCCTTGAAGCGATTGAGATCCCCTCTCTTATCCTTCTAGAGCCACAAGAAGTCCCGTTATGGAGAGCTGAGGATGCACTCTCAGACGGCTCCCGACTTCGAGTTGCCGGGCTGATTGATTCAGAGCTCAATACCGAGGACTTTGCGCCTTGGATCACAATTCCAGCCACGAACCAAAAAATCGGCCGCGCCATTGTGCGAGGCGATGCCTATTCACTGCGAATTGCAATCTCGAATATGCAACTTCCCGAAGGCGCCTCGCTCGTGATCTATCCATTGGATAATCCATCGGCAATCGTGGGCCCATTTACTGGTGCTGGCCACCGCAATGACGGCACTGCGTATAGCCGCACAAGCCACGCATTTGAAGAAGGCCAGCAACCAGCACTTGTTGTCGAGGTTCTTTGGCCAGCAGACAATGCAGTTCCTGCTGATATGCCCTTCACGACCGAAGTAGCGTGGGGCTATTACCCAACGCTCCGAAGTTCGGTTGGTGGTGGTGCTGGCGCCTGCCACAATGTTCCTGCCTGTTATTCGGCTTGGGATGACATTGCTGATTCTGTCGGGCACATTCAATACGTAAGTGGAGGATTTTCATACGTTTGCTCTGGTCAGTTGGTGGCCACCAATGCCAACGATGACACGCCATATTTCTTGACCGCAAACCACTGCGTCAACAGTTCAAGCACAGCGGCATCGACTGAGTTCTACTGGCGCTGGGAAAAGACGTCCTGCTCTAGCTCAGGCGCCACTTTTAGCAATACATCAAATAATGGCCAACTCATTGCAACAAACACAAGTTCTGATACATCACTGCTCATGGTGCTTGGCGAGATGCCCTCATACTGCTACTTCAGTGGTTGGATTGCGTCCGCCGCAAGCTCTGGATCTTCAAACACTTGCCTACATCATCCATCAGGTGATTACATGCGGATCTCGTTCGGCCAAAAGAGCAACTCGCCAAACTGCGGCGGCTCAAGTTCAAATTACTTTCGCATGAGCTGGAATGACGGTGTCACAGAAGGTGGCTCCTCGGGCAGTGGCGTATGGCGTGACTCTGACCAGCGACTCCATGGCACGCTGACCTGTGGCGCTTCTGCGTGCTCAGGATCCAACGGCAATGGCCAGGCTGATTCTTATGGCCGCTTTGATCGTTTCTACAGCAATCATTCTTCCAAAATGGCTGCGGGAAGTGATGATGCATATGAACCAAATGATTCCTGCGTTGACGCTGCAGACCTTGGCTCAGGCACCGTTTCAAATCTTGTCGCCAAATCTGGCAATGACGATTGGTATCGCATTGAGGCGGCCGCTGGAGAAACCGTAACCGTGCAAGTAGATTTTATTGATGGTTACGGTGACATCGACGCCATTGCTTACAATGGATGCAGCGGCTCGGTCGTCGATTCTTCTAACTCGAATTCAAGTGATGAATTCCTCGGCTGGGCCAATACATCAAGCTCAACCCAGCAATACTACTTGAAGGTTTATTTAGATAACGACCACCGCAACGAGTACAACCTGATCGTCAGCGGCAGCTCTACACCCGTGTGTGGCAATGGAATTGTTGAAGGTGATGAAGAATGCGATGATGGCAACAGCAACTCAGGTGACGGCTGCAGTGGGTGTGAAATCGAAATTGCATGCAACTCTGATTGTGCCTTCCCGTATGACGGCCAGGTCGACATCGACGACTTCAGTGTCATGCTTGTCCAGTGGGGACTCAATGGTACTTGCGACATCGATGACAATGGCACTGTTGGGCTGGATGACTTTTCGATATTCCTGGTTGATTTTGGCCCGTGCCCCTGAGGATAGTGTCTTAAGCATCGTTTAAGTGACCTGCATGGGATGGCTTGCTGCGCTGG encodes:
- a CDS encoding myxococcus cysteine-rich repeat containing protein, with product MSHSIQNRCFLAGAALTLTTLAISPAMADRGNRMSRVPAKTTAALASTADDGIDGYRTSFYDPFLGMQEKPAQSTLSIEYGLEAIEIPSLILLEPQEVPLWRAEDALSDGSRLRVAGLIDSELNTEDFAPWITIPATNQKIGRAIVRGDAYSLRIAISNMQLPEGASLVIYPLDNPSAIVGPFTGAGHRNDGTAYSRTSHAFEEGQQPALVVEVLWPADNAVPADMPFTTEVAWGYYPTLRSSVGGGAGACHNVPACYSAWDDIADSVGHIQYVSGGFSYVCSGQLVATNANDDTPYFLTANHCVNSSSTAASTEFYWRWEKTSCSSSGATFSNTSNNGQLIATNTSSDTSLLMVLGEMPSYCYFSGWIASAASSGSSNTCLHHPSGDYMRISFGQKSNSPNCGGSSSNYFRMSWNDGVTEGGSSGSGVWRDSDQRLHGTLTCGASACSGSNGNGQADSYGRFDRFYSNHSSKMAAGSDDAYEPNDSCVDAADLGSGTVSNLVAKSGNDDWYRIEAAAGETVTVQVDFIDGYGDIDAIAYNGCSGSVVDSSNSNSSDEFLGWANTSSSTQQYYLKVYLDNDHRNEYNLIVSGSSTPVCGNGIVEGDEECDDGNSNSGDGCSGCEIEIACNSDCAFPYDGQVDIDDFSVMLVQWGLNGTCDIDDNGTVGLDDFSIFLVDFGPCP